One segment of Panicum virgatum strain AP13 chromosome 1K, P.virgatum_v5, whole genome shotgun sequence DNA contains the following:
- the LOC120709578 gene encoding uncharacterized protein LOC120709578, whose translation MASLEEAKPPRTTRGVPEAGALNLRVCRGGALVLMDSLEMPEGKRKGETSKSKKGSKNTSKKSKKVGATTTSTSLVVEEPATTSASLVTQVLVSPGPTTSRMASSTSTPARPLDSPLSPGPTTRRMTVQLVDVLK comes from the exons ATGGCGTCCCTGGAGGAGGCCAAGCCACCACGGACCACGCGCGGGGTCCCCGAGGCGGGTGCCCTCAACCTGCGCGTCTGCAGGGGCGGTGCGCTCGTTCTGATGGATTCACTTGAGATGCCCGAAGG GAAGAGGAAAGGAGAGACTTCAAAATCCAAGAAGGGATCCAAGAATACTTCAAAGAAATCAAAGAAGGTTGGTGCAACAACCACCTCTACTTCCTTAGTAGTTGAAGAACCAGCAACCACATCTGCTTCCTTGGTCACTCAAGTACTAGTTAGTCCCGGACCAACAACAAGTAGGATGGCATCTTCTACTTCTACTCCAGCAAGACCTCTAGATTCACCATTGAGTCCAGGACCTACAACTAGAAGAATGACCGTGCAATTAGTTGATGTACTAAAATAA
- the LOC120655484 gene encoding ERBB-3 BINDING PROTEIN 1-like: MIPIGIELAVFLFFLFIFLYYLSFNSIELTQWSVCIVLVSHYREKDTGRQHSTAASAKPYTEDEDIDEVPESTSGSDELWSPSDVDTDESLEKDPELARVFMYSDASRILNDALVEVVSHCRPGSKILDICEVGDSIITKKAAAYKKKSVSKPKGIAFPTSVSVNNILCNFCPLATDETTLKEKDIVKIEMACHVAGYIVVSVYTHVVSGEPITGRLADTIGATKKAADIITKIAKPGIKMKDLTDIIQKVAAAFDCKSLEIFRCQQLKCYDGAQPIKSLSSGCDDDDDFVLEHGKAYSIDIAMATGDPKLEFLEKGHPTIYKRNLVERNAELKEDSLDPVLSEIREKFPSMPFPSRLASA, encoded by the exons ATGATTCCAATAGGGATTGAGCTGgcagtttttttgtttttccttttcatttttttgtacTATCTTTCTTTCAATTCGATAGAGCTCACGCAATGGAGCGTGTGTATCGTCCTAGTATCCCATTATCGGGAGAAGGATACTGGGCGCCAACATTCCACCGCTGCATCCGCCAAACCCTACACGGAGGATGAGGATATTGATGAGGTGCCGGAGTCTACTAGCGGTAGTGATGAGCTTTGGTCGCCAAGCGATGTGGACACGGATGAGTCTCTGGAGAAGGATCCGGAGCTCGCACGTGTGTTCATGTACTCTGATGCGTCTCGTATATTGAATG ATGCTCTTGTGGAAGTTGTGTCTCATTGCAGGCCAGGTTCTAAGATATTGGATATATGTGAAGTTGGTGATTCTATTATAACCAA GAAAGCTGCAGCATACAAAAAGAAAAGTGTTTCCAAACCTAAAGGAATTGCATTCCCAACATCCGTATCTGTCAACAATATTCTTTGTAACTTCTGTCCACTAGCTACCGATGAGACAACACTCAAGGAGAAGGACATAGTTAAAAT CGAGATGGCTTGTCATGTTGCCGGATACATTGTTGTTTCCGTGTATACTCACGTTGTTAGTGGGGAGCCTATCACTGGTAGATTAGCTGACACTATTGGTGCTACCAAGAAAGCAGCTGATATCATAACAAAGATAGCCAAGCCAGGCATAAAA ATGAAGGATTTAACTGATATAATTCAGAAAGTTGCTGCTGCCTTCGACTGCAAAAGTTTGGAGATATTCCGTTGTCAGCAGCTTAAATGTTATGATGGTGCGCAACCCATAAAAAGCTTATCAAGTGgctgtgatgatgatgatgattttgtTTTAGAACATGGCAAAGCATATTCAATTGATATTGCTATGGCGACTGGGGATCCAAAG CTCGAGTTTTTGGAAAAAGGACATCCTACAATTTATAAGAGAAATTTGGTAGAGAGAAATGCTGAATTGAAAGAAGATTCATTGGACCCTGTTCTTAGTGAGATCCGTGAAAAGTTTCCATCCATGCCCTTTCCTTCTAGGTTAGCTTCTGCATGA